The Proteiniborus ethanoligenes DNA window GTAAGCAGTTTATGAAAAGCAAACTAATGTGGGAAAAATATCTTCAACTAGGAAAAGACGATGAAATGCAACAGGAAATAAGAGAGAATTTAGAAACAATGCAGGACGATATAATATATGAAGAAGGATATAATGAGATATTGACAGGAAACCCCAGGGCAGGATTAGAAAAGCTATTACCACTAAAGGAAAAATATGTTGATTGGTGGAATTTACTTTTTATGATTGGATTAGGATTTAGACATTTAAACATGTATGAAGAAGCTAAATCAGAGTTTGAATATGTTTTAGAGCTTGTACCAGACCAAGTAGATGTATTAAATGAGCTTGGACTTTGCTTAGCCTTTCTTGGTGAATATGAGGAGGCAATATCCAAATTATCTAGAGCAATAGAGTTGAAGCCTAAGGACTATGAAATAATGTGTAATAGAGGGATGGTGTATTTACAAATTAATGATTTTGTGAATGCTGAAAAAGACATAAATGCTGCTTACAAACTGAATAGTACAGATGAAATTACAATTGCTTGTAAAACGGAACTTGAGAGAATAAAGAATATGGTTTAGGCTATATTCTTTTTTTATAGAAAATCATTTAAAGTTTTGTAAATATTTTGAACTGATGCATAGTATGTGATAAAATAACTTTGGAAAACGATTTCATATAAAAGAAAACAACTAAAGGGGGAGATGCTTTGCTTAAACACCTAAATGATTTAATAGAAAAGGCTAAAGGACAAGCAAGAAAGAGATTAGCTATCGCTGCCTGCGAAGATGAAGAAGTGTTAAAGGCTGTTCATGAAGCCGCTTTACTTGAAATTGTGGAGCCTATACTAATTGGTAACATTGAAAAAACAGAAGCTATTGCAACAAGGATAGGAGTTTCTATTGAAGGCTATAAAAAAATAGAGGCAGATCAATTAGCCCAAGCTGCAGAAATAGCTGTAAGACTTGTAAGCAGTGGTAAAGCTGATTTTATAATGAAAGGGTTAATAGACACATCTATATTATTGAAGGAAGTATTGAATAAAGAATATGGTTTAAGAACAGATAGTTTAATAAGTCATGTCATGATATATGAAGTACCTACTTATCATAAATTATTATTTTTAACTGATGGGGGTATGAATCTAGAACCTAGTTTAGAGGATAAGGTTAAAATA harbors:
- a CDS encoding bifunctional enoyl-CoA hydratase/phosphate acetyltransferase; this encodes MLKHLNDLIEKAKGQARKRLAIAACEDEEVLKAVHEAALLEIVEPILIGNIEKTEAIATRIGVSIEGYKKIEADQLAQAAEIAVRLVSSGKADFIMKGLIDTSILLKEVLNKEYGLRTDSLISHVMIYEVPTYHKLLFLTDGGMNLEPSLEDKVKITKNAIRVCEALDYKIIKVAAIAAKEKVDPKMNATIHGDELKKMCNDGVFNNGVIVEGPLALDLAVSEEAAKIKGYNSEVAGDADIILVPNIETGNGIGKSLTYFSNSLSAGIIMGAKVPIVLVSRADSHEAKLYSIALGSLISELN